Proteins encoded by one window of Microcebus murinus isolate Inina chromosome 2, M.murinus_Inina_mat1.0, whole genome shotgun sequence:
- the CCDC190 gene encoding coiled-coil domain-containing protein 190 isoform X1 — MKRMERHMVRGPLYKHFDLERKNAKQAEARLSQRLQRLEDIRLYHMKLLTREQRQLQKDLQRLQQDIMKKKFSSYFGNGNQKRPEDVLMFTPQGRQKQRVPRANQIRALGTSMTPKICKPKSQMPPSHHSGLKDPIRSQEPPPSQNDRDAFFTEEKPQAQEKDSLSPPKSRDSNKGISVLCQDQEVSTNTIEQGPGSSPAGDSRMSHADETRSLDVNLKPGGNAEKQTPPNLMECVGSFEGEVTKPAFLELFARAKNAHYLRHRVPPESERLLSVGEIFGHGESSSSRGGRDYENSVPSKFLPL, encoded by the exons ATGAAGAGGATGGAGAGGCACATGGTCAGAGGACCACTGTATAAGCACTTTGATTTGGAGAGGAAGAACGCCAAGCAGGCTGAAGCCAGACTGAGCCAAAGACTGCAGAGACTAGAGGATATCCGCCTCtaccatatgaaattgctgacCCGGGAGCAGAGGCAGCTCCAAAAAGACCTGCAGAGGCTGCAGCAAG ATATCATGAAGAAAAAGTTCTCCTCTTATTTTGGGAATGGAAATCAGAAGAGACCAGAAGATGTTCTCATGTTCACACCACaaggaagacagaagcagagagtcCCACGGGCTAATCAAATTAG AGCATTAGGAACCAGTATgacccccaaaatatgtaaacCCAAGTCCCAGATGCCTCCATCACATCACTCTGGCCTCAAAGACCCCATACGGAGTCAAGAGCCACCACCATCTCAAAATGACAGAGATGCCTTCTTCACGGAAGAGAAACCACAAGCCCAAGAGAAAGATTCTCTGAGTCCACCCAAGAGCAGAGACTCCAATAAGGGCATCTCTGTCCTATGTCAAGATCAAGAGGTTTCCACCAACACCATAGAACAAGGCCCTGGTTCCAGCCCAGCTGGTGACAGCAGAATGTCCCATGCCGATGAGACCAGATCACTAGATGTCAACCTAAAGCCAGGTGGGAATGCTGAGAAACAaacccctccaaacctcatggaATGTGTAGGAAGCTTCGAAGGAGAGGTCACAAAGCCAGCCTTTTTAGAGCTGTTTGCAAGGGCCAAAAACGCCCACTATCTCCGGCACAGGGTCCCCCCTGAGTCTGAGAGGTTGCTTAGCGTTGGGGAAATATTTGGGCATGGCGAATCTTCATCGTCCAGGGGAGGAAGGGACTATGAAAACAGCGTGCCTTCTAAGTTCCTTCCTCTCTAA
- the CCDC190 gene encoding coiled-coil domain-containing protein 190 isoform X2, translated as MKRMERHMVRGPLYKHFDLERKNAKQAEARLSQRLQRLEDIRLYHMKLLTREQRQLQKDLQRLQQDIMKKKFSSYFGNGNQKRPEDVLMFTPQGRQKQRVPRANQIRALGTSMTPKICKPKSQMPPSHHSGLKDPIRSQEPPPSQNDRDAFFTEEKPQAQEKDSLSPPKSRDSNKGISVLCQDQEVSTNTIEQGPGSSPAGDSRMSHADETRSLDVNLKPDVLGRDDLFSISIKEAFTLLPEPIQWREKSIFHLEIETSGNSQRWGLSPHSGSQGSGGYCRAP; from the exons ATGAAGAGGATGGAGAGGCACATGGTCAGAGGACCACTGTATAAGCACTTTGATTTGGAGAGGAAGAACGCCAAGCAGGCTGAAGCCAGACTGAGCCAAAGACTGCAGAGACTAGAGGATATCCGCCTCtaccatatgaaattgctgacCCGGGAGCAGAGGCAGCTCCAAAAAGACCTGCAGAGGCTGCAGCAAG ATATCATGAAGAAAAAGTTCTCCTCTTATTTTGGGAATGGAAATCAGAAGAGACCAGAAGATGTTCTCATGTTCACACCACaaggaagacagaagcagagagtcCCACGGGCTAATCAAATTAG AGCATTAGGAACCAGTATgacccccaaaatatgtaaacCCAAGTCCCAGATGCCTCCATCACATCACTCTGGCCTCAAAGACCCCATACGGAGTCAAGAGCCACCACCATCTCAAAATGACAGAGATGCCTTCTTCACGGAAGAGAAACCACAAGCCCAAGAGAAAGATTCTCTGAGTCCACCCAAGAGCAGAGACTCCAATAAGGGCATCTCTGTCCTATGTCAAGATCAAGAGGTTTCCACCAACACCATAGAACAAGGCCCTGGTTCCAGCCCAGCTGGTGACAGCAGAATGTCCCATGCCGATGAGACCAGATCACTAGATGTCAACCTAAAGCCAG aTGTCCTGGGGAGAGACGATCTCTTCTCCATCTCCATCAAAGAGGCTTTCACTTTGTTACCTGAACCCATTCAATGGagagaaaaatccatttttcacctGGAGATAGAAACATCTGGAAACTCTCAGAGGTGGGGACTCAGTCCTCACTCAGGGTCCCAAGGATCTGGAGGCTACTGTAGGGCACCCTGA